A window of the Xiashengella succiniciproducens genome harbors these coding sequences:
- a CDS encoding thiamine-binding protein produces MKDKIVNIAVQVLPTAKDKHPYAIVDEAIAEIAASGLNYRVTPFETVIEGPYEEVMRLVEKVQDACYKASADSLMCYIKIQSRAEGNVTISDKMEKYDS; encoded by the coding sequence ATGAAAGACAAGATTGTAAACATTGCCGTTCAGGTACTGCCAACGGCCAAGGACAAACATCCATATGCAATAGTGGATGAAGCAATCGCAGAGATTGCGGCTTCAGGACTCAATTATAGGGTAACTCCCTTTGAGACAGTGATTGAGGGTCCTTATGAAGAGGTGATGAGACTTGTTGAAAAAGTGCAAGACGCATGCTATAAGGCTAGCGCAGACAGCCTTATGTGTTACATTAAAATACAAAGTAGGGCAGAAGGTAATGTAACTATTTCCGACAAAATGGAGAAGTACGACTCCTAA
- the feoB gene encoding ferrous iron transport protein B, whose translation MTLAELQNGQEAVITKVKGHGAFRRRIIEMGFLRGKKVSVIKNAPLNDPIEYQILNYLVSLRRAEAALVEVVPVEEYEEINGRQFYGTEPNGNGPEKPVNNKGKTIEIALVGNPNCGKTSIFNFASGSNEKVGNYSGVTVDIKKSTFSYKGYRFNLYDLPGTYSLSAYSPEEIYVREHIRLQMPDIVINVVDATNMERNLYLTTQLMHLDVKVVMALNMFDEFQQRGDQLDYRHLSKMLGIPIIPTVGSKGKGLTALFDKVISVFEDRAHDYRSVRVNFGQFLEDSIGKVDDCIKQNNDLSVEIPPRYLAIKLLEHDKEYIKLLKKAGFTEILDLAEKERDRIEDETREDAETVFTDARYGFIAGALRETYKENPVIRRKVTDAIDSVLTHKLFGFPFFFLFMWVMFQTTFSLGAYPMTWIENGVALLSGYLDKVMVEGSFKDLLIDGVVGGVGGVIVFLPNILILFFFISFMEDTGYMARAAFIMDKVMHKIGLHGKSFIPLVMGFGCNVPAIMATRTIEDRNNRLLTILINPFMSCSARLPVYILFIAAFFPEYPGTLLFILYGTGILMAVLIAKLFKRFIFTRTDQPFVMELPPYRMPTMKAVVRNMWHKGQQYLRKMGGVIMIASIIIWFLGYYPRESSNSQAMATEIENINNHYESRVADASEEDHADILAVKYNEISKLEEKIHREQQEESYIGRLGHAIEPLIEPLGFDWKMGVSLLTGVAAKEVVVSTMAVLYQSPDHGEADNSLLINNIRNEKTADGQPVFTPLKALSFMMFILVYFPCIAVIAAIRKEAGAWKWALFTIFYTTALAWLVAFGVYQVGSLLGF comes from the coding sequence ATGACATTAGCTGAGTTACAAAACGGTCAGGAAGCGGTTATTACAAAGGTAAAGGGCCATGGGGCCTTCCGGAGACGAATAATTGAAATGGGCTTTTTGAGAGGCAAGAAGGTCAGTGTAATCAAAAATGCTCCGCTCAATGACCCTATAGAATATCAAATATTAAACTACCTGGTATCGCTGCGTCGTGCAGAAGCTGCCCTAGTTGAAGTTGTTCCTGTCGAGGAATACGAGGAAATCAACGGCAGGCAGTTTTATGGCACCGAGCCCAATGGCAATGGACCTGAAAAGCCTGTTAACAACAAAGGCAAGACCATTGAAATAGCCCTGGTGGGTAACCCCAACTGCGGCAAGACCAGCATATTCAACTTTGCCAGTGGATCAAACGAGAAAGTGGGCAACTACAGCGGTGTGACCGTTGATATCAAAAAAAGTACCTTTTCGTACAAGGGCTACAGGTTTAACCTCTACGACCTGCCCGGCACTTACTCGCTTTCGGCATACAGTCCCGAGGAAATATACGTGCGTGAACATATCCGCCTGCAAATGCCGGATATCGTTATCAATGTGGTGGATGCTACCAATATGGAGCGCAACCTCTACCTGACAACCCAGCTAATGCACCTGGATGTCAAGGTTGTGATGGCTCTCAATATGTTTGACGAGTTCCAGCAACGAGGTGACCAACTTGATTACCGCCACCTGAGCAAGATGCTCGGCATTCCGATTATCCCCACCGTAGGATCTAAAGGCAAGGGGCTTACGGCTCTGTTTGACAAGGTAATCAGTGTCTTTGAGGACAGGGCTCACGACTACCGCTCAGTTCGCGTCAACTTCGGCCAATTTCTCGAAGACAGCATCGGCAAGGTTGACGACTGCATCAAGCAGAATAATGATCTGTCTGTTGAGATACCCCCACGTTATCTAGCTATCAAACTGCTGGAGCACGACAAGGAATATATCAAGCTGCTTAAAAAGGCAGGTTTTACTGAAATACTGGATCTGGCTGAAAAAGAAAGAGACAGGATTGAGGACGAGACACGCGAGGACGCTGAAACCGTCTTTACTGACGCGCGCTACGGCTTTATTGCCGGAGCGCTGAGGGAGACATATAAGGAGAATCCTGTCATCCGACGCAAGGTCACTGACGCCATAGACAGCGTACTGACACACAAACTTTTCGGTTTCCCCTTCTTTTTCCTGTTCATGTGGGTTATGTTCCAGACTACCTTTAGCCTTGGAGCCTATCCCATGACCTGGATAGAAAACGGAGTGGCACTTTTGTCCGGGTATCTTGACAAGGTAATGGTTGAAGGGTCTTTTAAAGATTTGCTGATAGACGGTGTTGTGGGAGGTGTAGGTGGTGTGATAGTGTTCCTGCCCAATATCCTGATACTGTTCTTCTTTATCTCCTTTATGGAGGATACTGGCTATATGGCCAGAGCTGCCTTTATAATGGACAAGGTGATGCACAAGATAGGGCTACATGGCAAGTCCTTTATACCGCTGGTGATGGGCTTTGGCTGCAATGTGCCGGCAATAATGGCTACAAGGACTATAGAGGACAGGAACAACCGACTGTTGACAATATTGATCAACCCCTTTATGTCGTGTAGCGCACGACTGCCGGTATATATACTGTTTATTGCAGCATTCTTTCCGGAGTATCCGGGAACCTTGTTGTTTATCCTCTACGGCACAGGAATCCTCATGGCTGTGCTCATAGCAAAGTTGTTCAAGCGCTTTATTTTTACAAGAACTGACCAGCCCTTTGTAATGGAGTTGCCACCATACAGAATGCCAACCATGAAGGCTGTCGTGCGCAATATGTGGCATAAGGGACAGCAGTACCTACGCAAGATGGGGGGTGTCATAATGATCGCTTCTATTATTATCTGGTTCCTCGGTTATTACCCAAGGGAAAGCAGCAACTCTCAGGCAATGGCAACAGAGATCGAGAATATCAATAATCACTATGAATCACGGGTTGCTGACGCTTCAGAGGAGGATCATGCAGATATCCTGGCAGTTAAGTACAACGAGATAAGTAAACTTGAGGAAAAAATTCACAGAGAGCAGCAGGAAGAAAGTTATATAGGCCGATTGGGTCATGCAATTGAACCATTGATTGAGCCTCTTGGTTTTGATTGGAAGATGGGTGTGAGTCTGCTCACCGGAGTTGCCGCCAAGGAGGTGGTTGTAAGCACCATGGCTGTGTTGTACCAGTCGCCCGATCACGGTGAGGCAGACAACAGTCTGCTGATAAATAATATAAGGAATGAAAAGACTGCTGACGGACAGCCGGTATTTACTCCATTAAAGGCCTTGTCCTTTATGATGTTTATTCTGGTGTATTTCCCGTGTATTGCAGTAATAGCAGCGATTAGGAAGGAAGCAGGAGCCTGGAAGTGGGCGCTCTTTACGATATTTTACACAACGGCTCTGGCGTGGCTTGTGGCATTTGGCGTATATCAAGTCGGAAGCTTGTTGGGGTTTTAA
- a CDS encoding FeoB-associated Cys-rich membrane protein: MLQDILTYITVAAAIAYALFQLIRSIQSSKPGCGTGCSSCCSPSDFKASALKKKKVTV, translated from the coding sequence ATGTTACAGGACATCCTTACATATATTACAGTAGCTGCAGCAATAGCCTATGCTTTGTTCCAGCTTATACGTTCCATCCAGAGCAGCAAACCTGGATGTGGTACTGGTTGCAGCAGTTGCTGCAGTCCTTCTGATTTCAAAGCTTCAGCACTAAAGAAGAAGAAGGTCACAGTGTAA
- a CDS encoding S9 family peptidase: protein MKKLVFSILLSGLLLNVNAQQGLELADFVSRPVFQAETPGKIVPLNDGKHYARLEEDGTKIVKYSFTSPKPVGVLVDVSSLKGASIESIEGFTFSPDGSRALVYNNSNRIYRRSFIADYYVIDIERREVEPLSKNGPQRDATFAPNGYSVAFVRDNNIFIKNLRFGTENQITFDGAKDTIINGAADWVYEEEFAFTRAFDWSADSQELAYIKFDESQVKQWTLQYYKGSYPEYKEYELYPGEYTYKYPKAGTANSVVSVHVFNIQNRTTKKMDIKGDDIYIPRIQWTNEPGQLAIVMLNRRQDQLDLLLANSSSGLTRSIMTDRNSRYVSEDCIKGIYFLPDGKHFVYKAQLDGYFHLHLYSLDGRKVRQLTKGNWDVTDYYGYDAASRLFYFQAAAKSPLRREVYSVNFDGTKMTPVAAKEGTNKATFSSDFSYYVHEFSSASQVPVYQVLDKKGKLQYVINDNNYLKAKLASYKLPNKEFFTFRTEDGVELNGWMIKPLDFDQNRKYPVLMVQYGGPDSQEVLDMWEMGWEYYLAMKNYLVVCVDGRGTAARGEEFSKQTYMKLGRLESDDQISTARYLSQQSYVDANNIAIWGWSYGGFISTLCLSRSNLFKAGIAIAPPLNHKFYDTAYTERFMRKPAENPSGYAFSPIEMAENLHGRLLLVHGTVDDNVHIQHTYEFVDKLVQAGKQFDLFIYPNRNHFIRGGNTRLHLYQMKFDFLERNLKN, encoded by the coding sequence ATGAAGAAGTTAGTCTTTTCGATATTACTATCCGGATTGCTGCTTAATGTAAATGCCCAGCAGGGATTGGAACTGGCGGATTTTGTGTCCAGGCCGGTTTTCCAGGCAGAAACTCCTGGTAAGATTGTGCCGCTGAATGACGGTAAACACTATGCCCGTCTTGAGGAAGATGGAACCAAAATCGTAAAATACTCATTTACCTCGCCAAAACCCGTTGGGGTTTTGGTGGATGTCTCCAGCCTAAAGGGTGCTTCTATTGAGTCCATTGAGGGCTTTACTTTTAGCCCTGATGGTAGCCGTGCTCTTGTTTACAACAACAGCAACAGAATTTACCGTCGCTCTTTTATTGCCGATTACTACGTTATCGACATCGAGAGGAGGGAGGTTGAACCCTTGTCAAAGAATGGCCCGCAACGTGATGCAACGTTTGCACCCAATGGCTACAGCGTGGCCTTTGTGAGGGATAACAATATCTTTATCAAGAACCTTCGCTTTGGTACCGAGAACCAGATTACCTTCGATGGTGCCAAGGATACCATTATTAACGGAGCAGCCGACTGGGTATATGAGGAGGAATTTGCTTTTACACGTGCCTTTGACTGGTCGGCTGATAGCCAGGAACTGGCCTATATCAAATTTGATGAGTCTCAGGTAAAGCAGTGGACTCTGCAATATTACAAGGGTTCTTATCCTGAGTACAAGGAATACGAACTGTATCCCGGTGAATACACCTATAAATATCCTAAGGCTGGGACAGCCAATTCGGTCGTCTCGGTGCATGTTTTCAATATTCAGAATCGTACCACCAAGAAGATGGATATCAAGGGAGATGATATCTATATCCCTCGGATTCAGTGGACCAATGAGCCCGGCCAACTGGCTATTGTAATGCTCAATCGCAGACAGGATCAACTCGACCTGCTATTGGCAAACTCATCATCTGGTCTTACCCGCAGTATAATGACCGACCGCAATAGTCGCTATGTCAGTGAGGATTGTATTAAAGGTATTTACTTCCTGCCCGATGGTAAACACTTCGTTTACAAGGCACAACTTGACGGTTACTTCCACCTGCACCTGTACTCATTGGACGGTCGCAAGGTAAGGCAACTTACAAAGGGAAACTGGGATGTGACGGATTATTACGGCTATGATGCAGCATCCAGGTTGTTTTACTTCCAGGCTGCAGCCAAGTCACCACTGCGTCGTGAGGTTTATTCGGTAAACTTCGATGGCACTAAGATGACTCCTGTTGCTGCTAAGGAGGGTACCAACAAAGCAACTTTCAGCAGCGATTTCTCATACTATGTTCATGAGTTCAGCTCAGCTTCTCAGGTGCCGGTTTATCAGGTCCTGGACAAGAAAGGTAAACTGCAGTATGTGATTAATGACAACAACTACCTGAAGGCAAAACTTGCATCATACAAGCTGCCAAATAAGGAGTTCTTTACATTCAGGACTGAGGATGGTGTTGAACTGAATGGTTGGATGATAAAACCTCTTGACTTTGATCAAAACCGCAAATACCCTGTACTGATGGTACAGTATGGTGGTCCGGATTCTCAGGAGGTACTTGACATGTGGGAGATGGGTTGGGAATACTACCTTGCAATGAAAAACTATCTGGTTGTTTGTGTTGATGGACGCGGTACTGCTGCCAGAGGTGAGGAGTTTTCAAAGCAGACTTATATGAAACTGGGACGACTGGAGAGCGATGATCAGATCTCAACTGCCCGATACCTGAGTCAACAAAGCTATGTGGATGCCAATAATATTGCAATCTGGGGATGGAGCTATGGAGGTTTTATCAGTACCCTATGCTTAAGTCGCAGTAATTTGTTTAAGGCAGGAATTGCAATAGCACCTCCGTTGAATCACAAGTTTTATGACACTGCCTACACCGAGCGCTTTATGCGTAAGCCAGCCGAGAATCCGTCAGGTTATGCATTCTCTCCGATAGAGATGGCTGAAAACCTGCATGGACGTCTGTTGCTGGTTCACGGCACTGTCGATGACAATGTCCATATTCAGCATACCTACGAGTTTGTTGACAAACTGGTACAGGCCGGAAAGCAGTTTGACCTGTTTATCTATCCCAACAGGAATCACTTTATAAGGGGCGGAAATACAAGGCTACACCTTTACCAAATGAAGTTTGATTTCCTGGAGAGGAACCTCAAAAATTAG
- the thrS gene encoding threonine--tRNA ligase: MIKITFPDNSVREYESGVTGYEIARAISPQLAKEVLSITVNDALWDLTRPITTDATIKLHKWDDEEGRHAFWHSSAHLMAEALQSLYPGIKFGIGPAIENGFYYDVDPGDATITDADLPKIEEEMRRLAKQNNQYVRSEVPKKEALEFFSHDPYKVELLNDLQDGTISFYKQGSFTDLCRGPHLPNTEHIKAIKLLNVAGAYWRGDEKRKQLTRIYGITFPKQKMLDEYLVQLEEAQKRDHRKLGKELELFTFSQKVGQGLPLWLPQGARLRERLENFLKKVQQQYGYEPVITPHIGNKDLYVTSGHYAKYGADSFQPIHTPAEGEEFLLKPMNCPHHCEIYKTRPRSYRDLPLRFAEFGTVYRYEQSGELHGLTRVRGFTQDDAHIFCRPDQLKEEFIKVIDIIFYIFKTLDFKEYVAQISLRDPNNKEKYIGSDENWEKAENAIIEACKEKGLNTVVELGEAAFYGPKLDFMIKDAIGRKWQLGTIQVDYNLPERFELEYIGQDNAPHRPVMIHRAPFGSMERFVAVLIEHTGGKFPLWLTPNQAVVLPISEKFNDYAQEVVNKLKAVDVRVSVDDRNEKIGRKIRDNELKRIPYLLIVGEKEAEGGMVAVRRQGEGDKGVMTIDEFAALINKEVADSLA, translated from the coding sequence ATGATAAAAATCACATTTCCCGACAATTCGGTACGTGAGTACGAATCAGGAGTAACAGGCTACGAGATAGCAAGGGCAATCAGTCCCCAGCTGGCCAAAGAAGTGTTGAGCATCACAGTTAATGACGCACTATGGGATCTGACCCGCCCCATCACTACAGATGCAACGATTAAGCTGCACAAGTGGGATGATGAGGAAGGCCGCCATGCATTCTGGCACTCTTCGGCTCACCTTATGGCTGAGGCCTTACAAAGCCTTTATCCGGGGATCAAATTTGGTATCGGACCTGCAATAGAAAACGGTTTCTATTATGATGTGGATCCGGGAGATGCAACAATTACCGATGCCGATCTGCCTAAGATTGAGGAGGAAATGCGTCGTCTTGCTAAGCAAAACAATCAATATGTTCGCAGTGAGGTTCCCAAGAAGGAAGCACTTGAGTTTTTCAGCCATGACCCGTACAAGGTAGAGCTGCTCAATGATCTGCAGGACGGAACTATCAGCTTTTATAAGCAAGGTAGCTTCACCGACCTGTGTCGCGGACCTCACCTGCCTAACACAGAGCATATAAAGGCTATCAAGCTATTGAACGTAGCCGGCGCCTACTGGCGTGGAGATGAAAAGCGCAAACAGCTGACCCGTATCTACGGTATCACCTTCCCCAAGCAAAAGATGCTTGATGAGTATCTCGTTCAATTAGAGGAAGCTCAAAAGCGTGACCACCGTAAACTGGGTAAGGAACTTGAGCTTTTCACATTCAGCCAGAAAGTTGGACAGGGTCTTCCATTGTGGTTGCCACAGGGAGCTCGTTTGAGAGAGAGACTGGAAAACTTCCTTAAGAAAGTTCAGCAACAATATGGCTATGAGCCTGTTATTACACCACATATTGGTAACAAGGATCTGTATGTTACATCAGGTCACTATGCCAAATATGGTGCCGACTCATTCCAGCCAATACATACACCAGCCGAAGGCGAGGAGTTTTTGCTGAAGCCGATGAACTGCCCTCACCACTGTGAGATATATAAGACACGTCCCCGCTCCTACCGTGATTTGCCATTGCGCTTTGCGGAGTTTGGTACCGTATATCGTTACGAGCAGAGTGGTGAGTTGCACGGACTGACCAGGGTGCGCGGGTTTACTCAGGACGATGCTCACATCTTCTGCAGGCCCGACCAGCTCAAGGAAGAATTTATCAAGGTTATTGATATTATTTTCTACATATTCAAGACACTTGACTTTAAGGAATATGTAGCACAGATATCACTGAGGGATCCCAACAACAAGGAAAAGTATATTGGTTCGGATGAAAACTGGGAAAAGGCCGAGAATGCCATTATCGAGGCATGTAAGGAAAAAGGTCTTAACACAGTTGTAGAATTGGGCGAAGCAGCCTTCTACGGACCGAAGCTTGACTTTATGATCAAGGATGCGATTGGACGTAAGTGGCAATTGGGTACCATCCAGGTGGACTACAACCTGCCTGAGCGTTTCGAACTGGAATATATCGGTCAGGACAATGCTCCACACAGGCCAGTAATGATTCACAGGGCACCGTTCGGTAGCATGGAACGCTTCGTAGCTGTATTGATCGAGCATACCGGAGGTAAGTTCCCATTGTGGCTAACCCCAAATCAGGCAGTCGTGTTGCCTATCAGTGAGAAATTTAACGACTATGCACAGGAAGTAGTGAACAAGTTGAAGGCTGTGGATGTTCGTGTATCAGTAGACGACCGTAACGAGAAGATTGGAAGGAAGATTCGCGACAACGAGTTGAAGAGGATTCCTTATCTGTTGATCGTTGGAGAGAAGGAAGCTGAAGGCGGTATGGTTGCCGTTCGCCGTCAGGGAGAAGGCGACAAGGGAGTGATGACGATTGATGAATTTGCAGCACTGATAAATAAAGAAGTTGCTGATTCATTAGCATAA
- the infC gene encoding translation initiation factor IF-3: MNEKIRVPQVRLVGENIENPGVYPISEALKLADELELDLVEISPKADPPVCKILDYQKFLYQQKKKQKEMKQKTIQVTVKEIRFGPNTDDHDYNFKLRHAEKFLNEGSKVKAYVFFKGRSILFKEKGEILLLRFAQDLEEIGKVEQMPKLEGKRMTMFLTPKPKKK; encoded by the coding sequence ATCAACGAAAAGATACGAGTACCACAGGTTCGCCTGGTTGGTGAAAACATTGAGAATCCCGGGGTTTACCCTATCAGCGAAGCTTTAAAGTTAGCAGATGAGTTAGAACTGGATTTGGTAGAAATTTCTCCAAAAGCCGATCCTCCAGTATGTAAAATACTAGACTACCAGAAGTTTCTCTATCAGCAAAAGAAGAAACAGAAGGAGATGAAGCAGAAGACCATACAGGTTACGGTCAAGGAGATTCGTTTTGGTCCGAATACCGATGACCATGATTACAACTTTAAGTTGCGTCATGCGGAGAAGTTCCTCAATGAAGGATCAAAGGTCAAGGCCTATGTATTTTTCAAGGGACGTAGTATTCTTTTCAAAGAAAAAGGTGAGATACTATTGCTCAGATTCGCTCAGGATTTGGAAGAAATTGGAAAAGTTGAGCAAATGCCAAAGCTGGAAGGTAAGCGTATGACAATGTTCCTTACCCCAAAGCCAAAAAAGAAGTAG
- the rpmI gene encoding 50S ribosomal protein L35 translates to MPKMKTNSSAKKRFTITGSGKIKRKHAFKNHILTKKEKKRKRNLALPGLVHSSDEKSVKRLLAMR, encoded by the coding sequence ATGCCTAAAATGAAGACGAATTCCAGTGCTAAGAAGCGTTTTACTATCACTGGAAGTGGAAAGATCAAGCGTAAGCATGCTTTCAAGAATCACATCTTGACCAAGAAGGAAAAGAAGAGAAAGAGAAATCTAGCTCTACCCGGACTGGTTCACAGTTCTGATGAGAAAAGCGTGAAGCGCTTATTAGCAATGAGGTAA
- the rplT gene encoding 50S ribosomal protein L20 encodes MPRSVNSVASRARRKKILKLTRGYFGSRKNVWTVAKNAWEKGQLYAYRDRKRKKGHFRALWIQRINAAARLEGLSYSKLMGLLAKENIKINRKVLADLAVNHPDAFKAVVKRATAK; translated from the coding sequence ATGCCTAGATCAGTAAATTCTGTAGCTTCCAGAGCTCGTAGGAAAAAGATTTTAAAGTTGACCAGAGGCTATTTTGGCAGCAGAAAAAACGTATGGACAGTTGCCAAGAATGCATGGGAAAAAGGTCAATTGTATGCTTACCGCGATCGTAAGCGCAAAAAGGGACATTTCAGAGCATTGTGGATACAGCGTATCAATGCTGCTGCTCGTCTGGAAGGTCTTTCATACAGCAAGTTGATGGGACTTCTTGCAAAAGAAAACATCAAGATCAACCGTAAAGTACTTGCTGACCTTGCAGTAAATCACCCGGATGCCTTCAAGGCAGTTGTGAAACGTGCAACAGCTAAATAA
- the dapB gene encoding 4-hydroxy-tetrahydrodipicolinate reductase, with the protein MKIALIGYGKMGRTIEKIALSRGHQIVAKIDPVNGEDFTSPSLKEADVAIEFTRPETAFINYLECFRLNLPVVSGTTGWLERMDEIKALCEKGHTFFYASNFSIGMNLFFEINKRLAQLMNSQPQYEVSMTEVHHIHKLDAPSGTAITLAEGILENLSRKKYWELDKPSTGDVIGIKAVREGEVPGTHIINYISDVDEITIEHKVTSRDGLAFGAVLAAEFAISRKGFLTMSDMLKF; encoded by the coding sequence ATGAAGATAGCACTTATTGGATATGGCAAGATGGGCAGGACCATCGAGAAGATCGCGTTGTCGCGTGGACATCAGATCGTAGCTAAAATAGACCCCGTCAATGGCGAGGATTTTACAAGTCCCAGTCTTAAGGAGGCAGATGTTGCGATTGAGTTTACCAGACCTGAAACAGCATTTATAAACTATCTGGAATGCTTCAGGCTCAATCTGCCTGTTGTGTCGGGAACTACCGGATGGCTGGAGCGTATGGATGAGATCAAGGCTCTTTGTGAGAAGGGACATACCTTCTTTTATGCATCCAACTTCAGTATAGGGATGAATCTGTTCTTTGAGATCAACAAGCGTCTGGCTCAGTTGATGAATTCACAGCCGCAATATGAGGTGAGCATGACAGAGGTGCACCATATCCATAAACTTGATGCTCCAAGCGGAACTGCAATAACCCTTGCCGAAGGAATATTGGAGAATCTGAGTCGCAAGAAATACTGGGAACTTGACAAACCTTCAACAGGAGATGTGATTGGTATCAAAGCCGTACGAGAAGGAGAAGTACCTGGTACCCACATTATAAATTATATCTCTGATGTAGATGAGATTACCATCGAACATAAGGTAACATCACGAGATGGACTTGCTTTTGGTGCGGTTCTTGCAGCCGAGTTTGCCATTAGCAGGAAGGGTTTCCTGACTATGAGCGATATGCTCAAATTCTAG
- a CDS encoding S26 family signal peptidase, with amino-acid sequence MDFKGIPTSRKVRFFIALIAFVLTVIWIGNYWLLLGVPVIFDIYISRIVPWGAWKQKKEGQRPPAWVEWVDALVFALVAVYIINIFLFQNYKIPTSSLEKTLLVGDHLFVSKVSYGPRMPITPIAFPLVQNTFPITNSKSYTDWPTWDYKRLKGFGKVERNQIVVFNFPTGDTVPFYRPNPDYYITIKELGQYAAMRNPSLIEGKTFASEYEERQFFNEIGRRLVQSNSQEYGDVRYRPVDKRDNYVKRCIALPGDVFEIRHNQVYINGQPAENPENLQHNYLVVTDGTILPKQFFDRLGISEDDRREGGTGPNYVLPLTKAMVETIKSYDIIKAVEVDERKPNGSGSEVFPYSKYFNWSRDNYGPLRIPAKGETVDLTIENILLYERIISAYEGNKLEVKNGTIYINGEVANSYTFKMDYYFMLGDNRHKSADSRYWGFVPEDHIIGRPILVWLSVDKDKGFPGGIRWNRFFKWVKND; translated from the coding sequence ATGGATTTCAAGGGTATCCCAACCTCTCGTAAGGTAAGGTTTTTTATAGCTCTCATAGCTTTTGTTCTGACTGTGATTTGGATAGGCAACTACTGGCTGTTGCTTGGTGTGCCCGTAATATTTGATATTTACATTAGTCGTATTGTGCCCTGGGGAGCCTGGAAGCAAAAGAAGGAAGGTCAGAGGCCCCCTGCCTGGGTAGAATGGGTAGATGCACTGGTCTTTGCACTTGTAGCTGTATATATCATCAATATTTTCCTGTTTCAGAACTACAAGATCCCTACCTCTTCCCTTGAAAAGACATTGCTCGTAGGTGACCATCTGTTTGTAAGCAAGGTAAGCTATGGTCCCAGGATGCCCATCACTCCGATAGCATTTCCGCTGGTGCAAAACACCTTCCCCATCACAAATAGCAAGTCATATACAGACTGGCCCACATGGGACTATAAGAGACTTAAGGGCTTTGGTAAGGTAGAGCGTAACCAGATAGTGGTATTCAACTTCCCGACAGGAGATACAGTGCCATTCTATCGCCCAAATCCAGACTACTATATCACAATTAAGGAACTGGGTCAATATGCTGCTATGCGTAACCCTTCCCTTATTGAAGGCAAGACCTTTGCTTCAGAATATGAAGAACGCCAGTTTTTTAACGAAATAGGTCGCAGGCTGGTACAAAGCAACTCACAGGAGTACGGGGATGTTCGTTACCGTCCTGTTGACAAGAGAGACAACTATGTAAAGCGTTGCATCGCCCTCCCGGGCGATGTGTTTGAGATTCGCCATAATCAGGTTTATATTAACGGACAGCCAGCAGAAAACCCGGAAAACCTACAGCACAATTACCTTGTTGTTACAGATGGAACCATATTGCCAAAGCAATTCTTTGACAGACTTGGTATTTCGGAAGATGACAGAAGAGAAGGAGGAACAGGGCCAAACTACGTACTACCTCTCACCAAAGCTATGGTTGAGACAATAAAGAGTTACGATATTATTAAGGCTGTGGAAGTTGATGAACGCAAGCCCAACGGATCTGGATCAGAGGTATTCCCTTATAGCAAGTATTTCAACTGGAGCAGGGACAACTATGGTCCGTTGCGCATCCCTGCCAAGGGAGAGACAGTTGACCTGACCATTGAGAATATCCTGCTTTATGAACGCATTATCTCAGCATATGAAGGTAACAAGCTTGAAGTAAAGAATGGTACCATCTATATCAATGGAGAGGTAGCCAACAGCTATACCTTCAAGATGGACTACTACTTTATGCTGGGAGACAACCGCCACAAATCGGCTGACAGTCGTTATTGGGGTTTTGTACCCGAGGATCACATTATTGGCCGTCCAATCCTTGTCTGGTTGTCAGTTGACAAAGACAAAGGTTTCCCGGGCGGTATTAGGTGGAACAGATTTTTCAAGTGGGTGAAGAACGATTAA